In Synechococcus sp. RS9909, one genomic interval encodes:
- the crtH gene encoding carotenoid isomerase has product MPKPDWDVIVIGSGIGGLVTASQLAAKGAKTLVLERYLIPGGSGGSFRREGYTFDVGASMIFGFGDKGHTNLLTRALADVGQHCDTVPDPAQLEYHLPGGLNVAVDRDYEAFIAQLSALFPHEAKGIRVFYDTCWQVFNCLDAMPLLSLEDPAYLTKVFFKAPLACLGLARWLPFNVGDVARKHIHDEQLLKLIDMECFCWSVMPADLTPMINAGMVFSDRHAGGINYPKGGVGVIAEKLVAGLESHGGTIRYKARVTKVLIENGQAVGVRLADGEEIRGRRVVSNATRWDTFGGLVDAAHTPKAETTWRRRYKPSPSFLSLHLGVEASVIPEGFHCHHLLLDNWAEMESEQGVIFVSIPTLLDPSLAPEGRHIVHTFTPSDIQTWTKLSPVDYKAKKSADAARLVQRLEAILPGLGAAIRHQEIGTPRTHRRFLGRMGGSYGPIPALRLPGLLPMPFNRTGVNHLYCVGDSCFPGQGLNAVAFSGFACAHRIGADLGLNPWALPA; this is encoded by the coding sequence GTGCCAAAGCCTGACTGGGACGTGATCGTGATCGGCTCGGGCATCGGCGGCCTGGTGACCGCCTCGCAGCTGGCCGCCAAGGGCGCCAAAACGCTGGTGCTGGAGCGCTACCTGATCCCCGGGGGCTCGGGCGGCAGCTTCCGGCGCGAGGGCTACACCTTTGATGTGGGCGCCTCGATGATCTTCGGGTTCGGAGACAAGGGCCACACCAACCTGCTCACCCGCGCCCTGGCCGATGTGGGCCAGCACTGCGACACGGTGCCCGATCCGGCCCAGCTCGAATACCACCTGCCCGGCGGGCTCAACGTGGCGGTGGACCGCGACTACGAGGCCTTCATCGCGCAGCTCTCAGCCCTCTTCCCCCACGAAGCGAAGGGTATCCGCGTCTTCTACGACACCTGTTGGCAGGTGTTCAACTGCCTCGATGCGATGCCGCTGCTCTCGCTCGAAGACCCGGCCTATCTCACGAAGGTGTTTTTCAAAGCGCCATTGGCGTGTCTGGGGCTGGCCCGCTGGCTGCCCTTCAACGTGGGCGATGTGGCGCGCAAGCACATCCACGACGAACAGCTGCTCAAGCTGATCGATATGGAGTGCTTCTGCTGGAGCGTGATGCCCGCAGACCTGACGCCGATGATCAATGCGGGGATGGTGTTCTCCGATCGCCATGCCGGCGGCATCAACTACCCCAAAGGAGGCGTTGGCGTGATCGCCGAGAAGCTGGTGGCGGGCCTCGAGAGCCATGGCGGCACAATCCGCTACAAGGCACGCGTCACCAAGGTGCTGATTGAGAACGGCCAGGCCGTGGGCGTGCGATTGGCCGATGGCGAGGAAATCCGTGGCCGCCGCGTCGTGAGCAACGCCACCCGCTGGGACACCTTTGGTGGGCTGGTGGATGCCGCCCACACCCCCAAAGCCGAAACCACCTGGCGCCGCCGCTACAAGCCCTCCCCCTCCTTCCTCTCGCTGCATTTGGGCGTGGAGGCCTCCGTGATCCCCGAGGGCTTCCACTGCCACCACCTGCTGCTCGACAACTGGGCCGAGATGGAGAGCGAGCAGGGGGTGATTTTCGTGTCGATCCCCACGCTGCTCGATCCCTCCCTGGCGCCGGAAGGGCGGCACATCGTGCACACCTTCACCCCCAGCGACATCCAGACCTGGACCAAGCTCAGCCCTGTGGACTACAAAGCCAAGAAAAGCGCCGACGCCGCACGACTGGTGCAGCGGCTCGAAGCGATCCTCCCCGGCCTCGGCGCCGCGATCCGCCACCAGGAGATCGGCACCCCCCGCACCCACCGCCGCTTCCTTGGCCGCATGGGCGGCAGCTACGGCCCGATCCCGGCGCTGCGCCTCCCCGGCCTGCTGCCGATGCCCTTCAACCGCACCGGCGTGAACCACCTCTACTGCGTGGGCGATTCCTGCTTCCCGGGCCAGGGGCTCAATGCGGTGGCCTTCAGCGGCTTTGCCTGCGCCCACCGCATCGGCGCCGACCTGGGCCTGAACCCCTGGGCGTTGCCGGCCTGA
- a CDS encoding cation transporter gives MSPARASHARRIERQSLQIGVLASALMALAGIWVHLLSGSTALLLDGLYSAVMVGSGLVAAKISCNVVRPPDRAYPYGYDGQEALYVLFRSLVLVGVLSFAAITALSTIIDYANGKAIAPVSLCPVALYSGAMVAICWGLAWRHHHDWQRTGSQSQLLLTEAKAARVDGLISGLTGLALLASPLLSGTALAGLGPITDALLVLIVSLVVLREPLQAFLTALGQAAGASAEGEMIHSTRLALTDLLAGLSCWLLDLTVMQVGRTAFVVVYLNPNQPMDGAAIDLIRDRIEERCRELLRMPVRSEVILTATPPFGASGTS, from the coding sequence ATGTCGCCTGCACGGGCTAGCCACGCCCGACGGATCGAAAGGCAATCCCTGCAGATCGGCGTGCTCGCCAGTGCCCTGATGGCCCTGGCCGGCATCTGGGTGCATCTACTCTCCGGTTCCACAGCCCTGCTGCTCGATGGCCTTTATTCGGCCGTCATGGTGGGCTCTGGGCTGGTGGCGGCAAAGATCAGCTGCAATGTGGTGCGTCCCCCCGATCGCGCCTACCCCTACGGCTACGACGGCCAGGAAGCTCTTTATGTGCTGTTCCGCTCCCTGGTTCTCGTGGGTGTGCTCAGCTTTGCGGCGATCACCGCCCTGAGCACGATCATCGACTACGCCAATGGCAAGGCGATCGCACCGGTGAGCCTCTGCCCTGTGGCGCTGTATTCCGGCGCGATGGTGGCGATCTGCTGGGGGCTCGCCTGGCGTCACCACCACGACTGGCAACGCACCGGCAGCCAATCCCAGCTGCTGCTCACCGAAGCGAAAGCGGCCCGCGTCGATGGCCTGATCAGCGGTCTGACCGGGCTCGCCCTGCTCGCCTCACCCCTGCTCAGCGGCACCGCTCTGGCTGGGCTCGGACCGATCACCGACGCCTTGCTGGTGCTGATAGTGAGCCTGGTGGTCTTGCGCGAACCGTTGCAAGCCTTCCTCACCGCTCTGGGCCAGGCCGCCGGTGCGTCTGCGGAAGGGGAAATGATTCACAGCACCCGCCTGGCCCTGACGGATCTTCTGGCCGGACTCTCCTGCTGGCTGCTCGACCTCACCGTGATGCAGGTGGGGCGGACCGCCTTCGTTGTGGTGTATCTGAATCCAAACCAACCCATGGATGGCGCCGCCATCGATCTGATCCGCGATCGGATCGAAGAACGCTGCCGCGAGCTCCTGCGCATGCCTGTGCGATCGGAAGTGATCCTCACGGCCACACCACCCTTCGGAGCCTCCGGCACCTCGTAG